The Streptomyces sp. NBC_01244 genome contains a region encoding:
- a CDS encoding APC family permease yields the protein MPENGGARPRADLTPTDVAIMVVGIVLGIGIFKTPSLVAQYSGGDEAAFVSLWLLGGLITVLGALCYAELGSARPNAGGEYAFLREAYGPRLALMFGWARCTVIQPGAIAAAAFVMGDYAEVLVPLGTYGPGVYALASIVLFTLVNCVGTGPGKTTQKVVEVVVVLAVIGIIVSAFVTRGPAPSPETPHDTSPSGIGLAMMFVLLTYGGWNEAAYLSGELQDARRNMARALVVGVLIVIAVSLAINFAYLHVLGLDGVRDSDAVGAAMMRAVAGDTGATIMSVIVVLTTLTTLNGLIITGSRSYYALGRDITALRAIGTWKERGSTPANALLLQGAVSAALVAFGSATRVGFRAMVSYTSPVFWFFMLLVAVSIHVFRKREAGGRHHYRVPLYPVTPVLFALSCLWVLCSSLFYAGWGSVLGVVVLLTGTPLLLLKPTRSS from the coding sequence GTGCCCGAAAACGGCGGCGCGCGCCCCCGGGCCGACCTGACACCCACCGACGTCGCGATCATGGTGGTCGGCATCGTCCTCGGTATCGGCATCTTCAAGACGCCATCGCTGGTCGCGCAGTACTCGGGCGGCGACGAGGCTGCCTTCGTGTCGCTCTGGTTGCTGGGTGGGCTGATCACCGTCCTCGGTGCGCTCTGCTACGCAGAACTGGGCAGTGCGCGCCCGAACGCGGGAGGTGAGTACGCCTTTCTGCGCGAGGCCTACGGGCCGCGCCTGGCGCTGATGTTCGGCTGGGCACGCTGCACGGTCATCCAGCCCGGTGCCATCGCCGCCGCGGCCTTCGTCATGGGCGACTACGCGGAGGTGCTCGTGCCCCTCGGCACGTACGGCCCGGGCGTCTACGCCCTGGCTTCGATCGTCCTGTTCACGCTGGTCAACTGTGTTGGTACAGGGCCGGGAAAGACGACGCAGAAGGTCGTCGAGGTCGTCGTCGTCCTCGCCGTCATCGGCATCATCGTGTCCGCGTTCGTCACGCGGGGACCGGCGCCCAGCCCGGAAACGCCCCACGACACCTCCCCGAGCGGCATCGGCCTCGCGATGATGTTCGTCCTCCTGACCTACGGCGGCTGGAACGAAGCTGCTTACCTCTCGGGCGAACTCCAGGACGCACGGCGCAACATGGCCCGCGCCCTCGTCGTCGGCGTCCTGATCGTCATCGCCGTCTCCCTCGCGATCAACTTCGCCTATCTGCACGTGCTGGGGCTCGACGGCGTCCGGGACTCCGATGCCGTGGGCGCCGCCATGATGCGGGCCGTCGCCGGCGACACCGGAGCAACGATCATGAGCGTCATCGTCGTCCTCACCACCCTGACCACGCTCAACGGTCTGATCATCACCGGGTCCCGTTCCTACTACGCTCTCGGCCGGGACATCACCGCCCTCCGTGCGATCGGTACGTGGAAGGAGCGTGGCTCGACCCCCGCCAACGCGCTCCTGCTCCAGGGTGCGGTGTCCGCCGCGCTGGTCGCTTTCGGGTCCGCCACGCGTGTCGGATTCCGGGCGATGGTCTCCTACACCTCGCCCGTGTTCTGGTTCTTCATGTTGCTGGTCGCCGTCTCGATCCACGTGTTCCGCAAGCGCGAGGCCGGTGGCCGGCACCACTACCGGGTCCCGCTCTACCCGGTGACGCCGGTGCTCTTCGCCCTCAGCTGCCTGTGGGTGCTCTGTTCCAGCCTCTTCTACGCCGGATGGGGATCGGTCCTCGGCGTGGTGGTGCTGCTCACCGGCACCCCGCTGCTGCTCCTCAAGCCCACCCGATCGAGTTGA